A region of Thermobifida halotolerans DNA encodes the following proteins:
- a CDS encoding AbrB/MazE/SpoVT family DNA-binding domain-containing protein — MRRKNQVTLPREVAEALHIREGDEVEFHISEDGQVILRGMTTVPADQAWFWDRDWQQGEREASEQIAAGQTEEFDDAESMFAALDDEEH; from the coding sequence ATGCGTCGCAAGAACCAGGTCACCCTGCCCCGCGAGGTCGCCGAGGCCCTCCACATCCGTGAGGGCGACGAGGTGGAGTTCCACATCAGCGAGGACGGCCAGGTCATCCTCAGGGGCATGACCACGGTCCCCGCCGACCAGGCGTGGTTTTGGGACCGCGACTGGCAGCAGGGCGAGCGCGAGGCCAGCGAGCAGATCGCCGCAGGACAGACCGAGGAGTTCGACGACGCGGAGTCGATGTTCGCGGCTTTGGACGACGAGGAGCACTGA
- a CDS encoding radical SAM protein has protein sequence MPARVAADPLPGIQRVDKLYLELLFRCNFRCGRCYHGSDLDRSEMVQLPQAVRALEYFSARFSCQQVCFLGGEPLLYPRLPELLAAAKGLGFSTQICTNAYKRRQVLTACLSYLDLLRVSLDGGTAETHDAIRRSGSFAAVFDTLDWANENRLPFGATCTLTAENIATVPGLARRLHELGARELILHRLRGVGNALETALKPVSWEHTRRLHTDLAELDLNGMYVNSHISLPRGGRRAVVSADFHRLPFKDTTFDAAIAAFCLYHASDPTTVIREISRYLHGRGVFIAVTKAADSYGELDELLAGLGLTAETSTRSSLYAAAHSANILPLAAPVLQIQQVLHAEHLFRFESLEHLAGYLMTTPKYAFSNAAGSDHRSLAEELRRRGCAIPVVASSTVSYLVGVPDA, from the coding sequence ATGCCCGCACGCGTAGCGGCGGACCCCCTGCCTGGAATCCAGCGCGTCGACAAGCTCTATCTGGAACTGCTGTTTCGCTGCAACTTCCGCTGCGGCCGCTGCTACCACGGCAGCGACCTGGACCGCTCCGAGATGGTCCAGCTTCCCCAGGCGGTCCGAGCGCTGGAATACTTCTCCGCCCGGTTCTCCTGCCAGCAGGTGTGCTTCCTCGGCGGAGAACCTCTGCTGTACCCGCGTCTCCCCGAACTGCTGGCCGCCGCCAAAGGCCTCGGATTCTCCACACAGATCTGCACCAACGCCTACAAACGCCGTCAGGTCCTCACCGCGTGTCTCTCCTACCTGGACCTACTGAGAGTCTCTCTGGACGGCGGCACCGCCGAGACGCATGACGCAATACGGCGTTCCGGCTCCTTCGCGGCGGTCTTCGACACACTCGACTGGGCAAACGAGAACCGGCTCCCCTTCGGAGCGACGTGCACGCTGACGGCGGAGAATATCGCGACTGTTCCAGGACTCGCCCGCAGACTCCATGAACTGGGTGCTCGTGAGCTCATCCTTCACCGGCTACGAGGGGTGGGCAACGCCTTGGAAACCGCTCTGAAGCCGGTCTCCTGGGAACATACCCGGCGACTGCACACCGACCTCGCCGAACTGGACCTCAACGGCATGTACGTGAACAGTCACATCTCACTCCCGCGTGGTGGGCGGCGAGCTGTGGTCTCCGCTGACTTCCATCGGCTTCCGTTCAAGGACACCACCTTCGATGCGGCGATCGCGGCGTTCTGCCTCTACCACGCATCCGACCCGACCACAGTGATCCGTGAGATTAGCCGTTACCTGCACGGCAGGGGCGTGTTCATCGCGGTCACGAAGGCGGCGGACAGCTACGGCGAGCTCGACGAACTGCTCGCCGGTCTCGGTCTGACCGCCGAAACCTCCACCCGATCCAGTCTGTACGCGGCGGCGCACAGCGCGAACATCCTCCCGTTGGCGGCTCCCGTTCTCCAGATCCAACAGGTTCTGCACGCAGAGCACCTGTTCCGGTTCGAGAGCCTGGAACACCTGGCCGGTTACCTGATGACGACCCCGAAGTACGCGTTCTCCAACGCCGCCGGTTCCGACCACCGCTCTTTGGCCGAGGAGCTGCGGCGCCGAGGATGCGCCATCCCCGTCGTGGCGTCGTCCACCGTCTCCTACCTGGTGGGGGTCCCGGATGCGTGA
- a CDS encoding carbamoyltransferase C-terminal domain-containing protein, with product MVTDPARHLARQLAAGRIVGVFQGKLESGPRALGNRSILASPLRPDVVDRLNSTVKFREPFRPFAPAVLEDKAADYFTLGQPSPFMSIASGVTPLARDTIPAVVHTNGTARVQTVTHQRNPLLAEVLTAFAELTGVPVLINTSLNVKGKPICGTPEMALDCLEASGLDALLLEQWWVEKS from the coding sequence TTGGTCACCGACCCAGCCCGTCACCTCGCACGACAACTGGCGGCTGGTCGGATCGTGGGCGTGTTCCAGGGAAAGTTGGAGTCGGGGCCGCGTGCGTTGGGAAACCGATCGATCCTGGCCTCGCCTCTACGGCCCGACGTGGTTGACCGCCTCAACTCAACAGTGAAGTTCCGGGAGCCGTTCCGCCCGTTCGCCCCCGCCGTTCTGGAAGACAAGGCCGCGGACTACTTCACCCTCGGTCAGCCCTCTCCCTTCATGTCCATCGCCAGCGGTGTCACCCCGTTGGCTCGGGACACGATCCCGGCCGTCGTACACACCAACGGCACCGCACGAGTCCAAACAGTGACCCACCAGCGCAACCCGCTGTTGGCCGAGGTTCTGACCGCCTTCGCGGAGCTGACCGGCGTGCCCGTGCTGATCAACACCAGCCTGAACGTCAAGGGCAAGCCCATCTGTGGAACACCGGAAATGGCCCTGGACTGCTTGGAGGCCTCCGGCCTGGACGCACTGCTGCTGGAACAGTGGTGGGTGGAGAAGTCATGA
- a CDS encoding carbamoyltransferase N-terminal domain-containing protein: MGWLLDHAGVTASEVTSVAYNFNLDLYRHGVLSSFPHLFRGATRRRALPRANSFRKVYRRATERLATLAGAFPEAHVVGVEHHRAHGIYAFAASGYESAAVLVVDSLGETTTTSIARAQLEGDGIRYEPVARISDPASLGYAYGAVTEHLGWRRGDEEGTVMALAALGDPVRFRTLFRRAIHLTENGFTLDPTLFPLRVVSSRYPRLSPAFIAATCPPRTDGSTPSSTHADLAAALQERTEQVMVHLARRARDLTGESLLCVGGGVAMNCLSIGAIVRDSVFEEVSVPLAPGDAGTAAGAALAHYADTTGTLASGTARRCYLGPA; encoded by the coding sequence ATCGGCTGGCTCTTGGACCACGCAGGCGTAACCGCCAGCGAGGTCACGTCGGTGGCGTACAACTTCAATCTGGACCTGTACCGCCACGGGGTGCTTTCCAGCTTCCCCCATCTCTTCCGAGGAGCGACGCGGCGTAGGGCCCTGCCCCGGGCGAACAGCTTCAGGAAGGTCTACCGTCGAGCCACCGAACGCCTCGCCACCCTCGCGGGCGCTTTCCCGGAAGCCCACGTTGTGGGTGTGGAGCACCACCGAGCCCACGGGATCTACGCGTTCGCCGCGTCAGGGTACGAGAGCGCCGCAGTGCTGGTCGTCGACTCACTCGGCGAGACCACGACCACCTCGATCGCCCGTGCCCAGTTGGAAGGTGACGGCATCCGGTATGAGCCGGTGGCGCGGATCAGCGATCCGGCCTCCCTCGGCTACGCCTATGGTGCGGTCACCGAGCATCTGGGGTGGCGCCGCGGAGACGAAGAGGGCACGGTGATGGCCCTGGCCGCGTTGGGAGACCCCGTCCGCTTCCGCACCCTCTTCCGTCGGGCCATCCATCTGACCGAGAACGGGTTCACCCTCGATCCGACGCTCTTCCCGCTGCGGGTTGTCTCCAGCCGCTACCCCAGGCTGTCTCCGGCGTTCATCGCGGCCACCTGCCCTCCCCGGACAGACGGCAGCACACCATCGAGCACTCACGCCGATCTCGCCGCAGCCCTCCAGGAGCGAACCGAACAGGTGATGGTCCATCTCGCACGCAGAGCCCGGGACCTGACCGGAGAGTCGCTCCTGTGCGTGGGCGGTGGCGTGGCGATGAACTGCCTGTCGATCGGAGCAATCGTCCGGGACTCTGTGTTCGAGGAGGTCTCCGTTCCACTCGCACCGGGAGACGCGGGCACTGCGGCCGGAGCCGCGCTCGCCCACTACGCCGACACGACGGGCACCCTGGCCAGCGGTACAGCACGCCGCTGCTATCTCGGCCCGGCCTAG
- a CDS encoding thymidylate synthase — MSEGSLVSPRGSATREVLGAHLHLRDPRRRLVSLPPVRIPNPAFAVAEAVWILSGSDDAWIFDYNRRLTEFADDGVLRGAYGPRLRRWRGAVDQLDRVRRLLLEDPDTRRAVIQLYDPGRDSVLNKDVPCTLGFRFLLRDGRLRMHTTMRSQDLWLGFCYDIFTFSVLHELMAHWVGAELGEYHHQVDSLHLYAKHWDAAARLPVDPAPHPRAHRSQRIGRSSTRP; from the coding sequence ATGTCCGAGGGGAGCCTCGTCTCCCCTCGAGGATCAGCCACCAGGGAGGTCCTCGGAGCACACCTTCACCTGCGTGATCCCCGCCGTCGACTGGTGTCACTCCCGCCTGTCAGGATCCCGAATCCGGCCTTCGCCGTGGCGGAGGCCGTCTGGATCCTCTCCGGAAGCGACGATGCCTGGATCTTCGACTACAACCGTCGGCTGACGGAGTTTGCGGACGACGGTGTACTCCGAGGCGCCTACGGCCCTCGGCTACGCAGGTGGAGGGGCGCGGTCGACCAACTGGATCGAGTCCGCCGCCTCCTCCTGGAGGATCCCGACACCCGGCGCGCCGTCATCCAGCTCTACGACCCCGGCCGAGACTCGGTGCTGAACAAGGACGTGCCCTGCACGCTGGGGTTCCGCTTCCTTCTCCGCGACGGCCGGCTGCGGATGCACACCACCATGCGCAGCCAGGATCTGTGGCTGGGGTTCTGCTACGACATCTTCACGTTCTCGGTCCTGCACGAGCTCATGGCCCACTGGGTCGGTGCCGAGCTGGGCGAGTACCACCACCAGGTCGACTCCCTCCACCTGTACGCCAAGCACTGGGACGCCGCCGCCCGGTTGCCTGTCGATCCCGCTCCGCACCCCAGAGCGCACCGCTCGCAGCGGATTGGGAGGAGCTCGACACGACCCTGA
- a CDS encoding NAD-dependent epimerase/dehydratase family protein has product MLLQVVSVTRSHKDIDELPRRRDHDGDPGDDADGVVPMIGIEQPRSVAVTGISGFLGFHLAERLVHEGMRVVGLDRVPPAHDPTAMRGQEVPMPGTGLVFERCDLSTDDLAPILRGMDTVFHLAGMSGVRESWGNRFSDYVHANVLGTQRLLEACRTAGVQRVVIASSSSVYGSATGRPSLTDDLPHPVSPYGVSKLAAERLALAYAERPAAGFDVCILRYFTVYGPRQRPTMLMARVLEAAYTRCPLMVFGDGSQRRHFTYVDDAVEATVLAGTRPLTDSCVVNVAGPHSISVSDVLTVAESVVGNPVPVRYEADRPGDVSASEADLGAASTLLGYRPRVDPVEGITAHWEWYRAAAARTVRSAARVAVPGGIR; this is encoded by the coding sequence ATGCTCCTCCAGGTCGTTTCCGTGACCCGCAGCCACAAGGACATCGACGAACTTCCACGAAGGAGGGATCACGACGGTGATCCAGGTGATGACGCTGACGGGGTGGTGCCAATGATCGGCATCGAACAACCGAGAAGTGTCGCCGTTACGGGGATCAGTGGCTTTCTCGGGTTCCACCTCGCGGAACGCCTCGTGCACGAGGGCATGCGGGTTGTAGGGCTCGACCGGGTTCCCCCGGCACACGATCCGACCGCGATGCGTGGTCAGGAGGTTCCGATGCCGGGCACCGGTCTCGTGTTCGAGCGGTGCGACCTGTCCACCGACGACCTGGCCCCCATTCTGCGAGGGATGGACACGGTGTTCCACCTCGCGGGTATGAGCGGGGTCCGGGAATCCTGGGGAAACCGCTTCTCCGACTACGTCCACGCGAACGTCCTCGGAACACAACGGCTGTTGGAGGCATGTCGAACGGCAGGAGTCCAGCGCGTCGTCATCGCATCGTCCTCCAGCGTCTACGGATCAGCGACGGGCCGTCCGTCGCTGACCGACGACCTTCCCCACCCGGTGTCGCCGTACGGGGTCTCCAAACTCGCCGCCGAGCGCCTGGCTCTGGCGTACGCGGAGCGCCCAGCAGCCGGTTTCGACGTCTGCATCCTGCGCTACTTCACCGTGTACGGTCCGCGCCAGCGACCGACGATGCTGATGGCCCGCGTGCTCGAGGCCGCGTACACGAGGTGCCCGTTGATGGTGTTCGGGGACGGCTCGCAGCGGCGGCACTTCACCTACGTGGACGACGCCGTCGAGGCGACGGTCCTGGCGGGAACCCGTCCGCTGACGGACTCCTGTGTGGTCAATGTGGCCGGCCCCCACAGCATCAGCGTCTCCGACGTACTGACCGTGGCTGAGTCCGTGGTCGGGAATCCGGTCCCCGTTCGGTACGAGGCCGACCGTCCGGGTGATGTCTCTGCCTCTGAGGCGGATCTTGGTGCAGCCTCCACGCTGCTGGGCTACCGGCCACGGGTTGATCCGGTTGAAGGGATCACCGCTCACTGGGAGTGGTACCGAGCGGCTGCTGCTCGAACTGTCCGGTCCGCAGCACGCGTGGCCGTCCCAGGAGGTATTCGGTGA
- a CDS encoding helix-turn-helix transcriptional regulator, with protein sequence MPQPLKTLRPGHSVRDWFGAELRHWRLERGLTQADLGRQVWTSGSLIGKIETAERECPEDLARKLDEVLGTGGVLGRAQELLKHRQPPKLAPALRREAAPSGTGLDGPCGRGTGTRHPAHAPLSQPFQVPSSVAPRLRWQSTLLHATRIASSSRRRKTGWTRSTGTGW encoded by the coding sequence ATGCCGCAACCCCTGAAAACACTGCGACCAGGCCACTCAGTAAGAGACTGGTTCGGTGCGGAACTGCGCCACTGGCGGTTGGAACGTGGGCTGACACAGGCAGACCTCGGCCGACAGGTATGGACCAGTGGAAGCCTGATCGGCAAGATCGAGACCGCTGAGCGCGAATGTCCAGAGGACCTGGCCCGAAAGCTCGACGAGGTCCTCGGCACCGGAGGAGTCCTCGGCCGCGCGCAGGAACTCCTCAAGCATCGGCAGCCGCCGAAGCTGGCTCCGGCCCTGCGCCGCGAGGCCGCACCGTCGGGAACCGGCCTGGACGGTCCCTGTGGGCGTGGGACGGGGACGCGTCACCCGGCGCACGCGCCGCTCTCACAGCCCTTCCAGGTTCCTTCTTCGGTGGCGCCACGATTGAGATGGCAGTCCACGCTGCTTCACGCGACTCGGATCGCATCCTCGTCGAGACGCCGGAAGACCGGTTGGACCCGGTCCACCGGTACCGGCTGGTGA
- a CDS encoding asparaginase encodes MAVFGLGGTIAMTSDGGGGVVPALSAAQLVDAVPGLAETGVDIEVEDFRRLPGASLGFADLTELAAEIDKRLASGTVDGVVVTQGTDTIEETSYLLDVFHTASQPVVVTGAMRNPTLAGADGPANLLAAVQTAAHPTAPDQGVLVVLADEIHAASRVRKTHATSGSTFCSPNGGPLGYIVEGTPRLLNQLTSRRPTLDLTNLSTEPRVALVTVSLGDDGLLLDGLADRVDGAVIAAFGVGHVPQRIVPALEELASRVPVVLASRTGAGSGLATTYGFPGSEKDLLERGLIRAGFLDPLKARILLWALLATGYDRAATLEAFATAGVYADS; translated from the coding sequence GTGGCGGTGTTCGGACTGGGCGGCACCATCGCCATGACCTCAGACGGCGGGGGCGGTGTCGTCCCGGCTCTGTCTGCGGCGCAGCTCGTCGATGCCGTTCCCGGGCTGGCCGAGACCGGGGTCGACATCGAGGTCGAGGACTTCCGGCGTCTGCCCGGAGCCTCCCTGGGCTTCGCCGACCTGACCGAGCTGGCCGCGGAGATCGACAAGCGCCTGGCCTCGGGAACGGTGGATGGTGTCGTGGTCACCCAGGGCACCGACACCATCGAGGAGACCAGCTACCTGCTCGATGTGTTCCACACCGCGTCGCAGCCGGTGGTGGTGACCGGTGCGATGCGCAACCCGACCCTGGCCGGGGCGGATGGGCCCGCCAACCTGCTTGCCGCCGTTCAGACCGCTGCCCACCCCACCGCCCCGGACCAGGGCGTCCTGGTGGTGCTCGCCGACGAGATCCACGCCGCCAGCCGGGTGCGCAAGACCCACGCCACCAGCGGCTCCACCTTCTGCTCCCCCAACGGCGGCCCGCTCGGCTACATCGTCGAAGGCACCCCGCGCCTACTCAACCAGCTCACCAGCCGCCGCCCCACGCTCGACCTCACCAACCTGAGCACGGAGCCGCGAGTGGCCCTGGTGACCGTGTCCCTGGGCGACGACGGGCTGCTGCTCGACGGGCTGGCCGACCGGGTCGACGGCGCCGTCATCGCCGCGTTCGGCGTCGGACACGTCCCCCAGCGGATCGTGCCCGCACTCGAGGAGCTCGCCAGCCGGGTGCCGGTGGTGCTCGCCTCGCGCACCGGCGCCGGGTCCGGGCTCGCGACCACCTACGGTTTCCCCGGCTCCGAGAAGGACCTGCTTGAGCGCGGGCTGATCCGCGCCGGGTTCCTGGACCCGCTTAAAGCCCGGATCCTGCTCTGGGCACTGTTGGCCACCGGCTACGACCGCGCCGCCACCCTGGAGGCCTTCGCCACGGCGGGCGTCTACGCCGACTCCTAA
- a CDS encoding PPC domain-containing DNA-binding protein produces the protein MRSHELTQGRTFGLVFDHGEDFFTSLTEFCRSNDVRQGYIPVFIAGFAHVDIVGTCEKLADPAAPVWSKVQLSNVEALGGGTIAYDEATGTISPHVHVSVGLKEHSATGHTSHLLGAQVQFLTEMLLVEVASPKIQRVPNPDLYGVPLLHFGSDS, from the coding sequence GTGCGCAGCCACGAACTGACCCAGGGTCGGACCTTCGGCCTCGTCTTCGACCACGGGGAGGACTTCTTTACTTCCCTCACCGAGTTCTGCCGGTCCAACGACGTCCGCCAGGGCTACATTCCGGTCTTCATCGCCGGGTTCGCCCACGTCGACATCGTCGGCACCTGCGAGAAGCTCGCCGACCCGGCCGCGCCGGTCTGGTCCAAGGTCCAGCTGAGCAATGTCGAGGCCCTGGGCGGGGGCACTATCGCCTACGACGAGGCCACCGGCACCATTTCCCCGCACGTCCACGTCTCTGTCGGGCTGAAGGAGCACAGCGCGACGGGGCACACCAGCCACCTGCTCGGCGCCCAGGTCCAGTTCCTCACCGAGATGCTGCTCGTCGAGGTCGCATCACCGAAGATCCAGCGAGTCCCAAACCCCGACCTCTACGGTGTTCCGCTCCTCCATTTCGGAAGCGACAGCTGA
- a CDS encoding transposase produces MPRRRVVERTFAWPGEYRRTAEDHEYLAAHSESVLHLAMSLTLPHRMARAPPCPFPNTL; encoded by the coding sequence GTGCCCCGCCGCCGGGTGGTGGAGCGGACCTTCGCCTGGCCGGGCGAGTACCGGCGCACTGCCGAGGACCACGAGTACCTGGCCGCGCACTCCGAAAGCGTCCTCCACCTCGCGATGAGCCTCACCCTGCCCCACCGGATGGCGCGGGCACCGCCCTGCCCCTTTCCAAACACCCTCTGA
- a CDS encoding type II toxin-antitoxin system VapC family toxin: MTAKDCPSSQLAMNVRAHLETARKRGARVVISAITLTEVLRGDPRRDAAVHRVLSRTSVLPVTPEIARTSGELLGRTGLSGHRYAIDAVVAVTALQQARPVVLLTSDPGDMNQLVEEPDRPKNQRVTVVHV, encoded by the coding sequence TTGACGGCGAAGGACTGTCCAAGCTCGCAACTGGCGATGAACGTGCGGGCTCATCTGGAGACCGCCCGTAAGCGCGGCGCCCGGGTGGTGATCAGCGCGATCACCTTGACCGAGGTGCTTCGTGGCGACCCTCGCCGCGATGCCGCCGTCCACCGTGTGCTGTCACGGACCTCGGTCCTTCCCGTCACGCCGGAGATCGCGCGGACTTCGGGGGAACTGCTCGGGAGAACCGGACTGTCTGGTCACCGATACGCGATCGACGCCGTGGTCGCGGTAACCGCGCTGCAGCAAGCACGTCCCGTGGTGCTGCTGACCAGCGACCCCGGCGACATGAACCAACTTGTCGAGGAACCTGACCGTCCCAAGAACCAGCGGGTCACCGTAGTTCACGTGTGA
- a CDS encoding HD domain-containing protein → MKPKAVRSRDTSKVLAESEEHGGHDLPESSQVSGLAAVLLALHDAGKTSGAFERQVKEVLMTRQKRANAPRSTSRTRKVSISMPEDLSAAIRERVRPGGLSSYVTEAVARQLELDLLADLSDLLEDEYGPVSEEALAEAEAAWPDAD, encoded by the coding sequence ATGAAACCAAAAGCCGTCAGATCCCGTGACACATCCAAGGTCCTTGCGGAATCAGAGGAACACGGCGGTCATGACCTCCCTGAGTCCTCGCAAGTTTCGGGCCTTGCTGCGGTCCTTCTTGCCCTGCATGACGCAGGTAAGACTTCTGGGGCCTTTGAGAGGCAGGTCAAGGAGGTTCTGATGACTCGACAGAAACGGGCAAACGCACCCAGATCCACCAGTCGGACCCGTAAAGTCAGCATCTCGATGCCCGAGGACCTGAGCGCCGCGATCCGGGAACGCGTCAGACCCGGCGGACTCAGCAGCTACGTGACTGAGGCTGTCGCCCGCCAGTTGGAGTTGGACCTGCTGGCCGACCTCTCAGACCTACTCGAAGACGAGTACGGTCCGGTTTCTGAGGAGGCCCTGGCGGAGGCGGAGGCGGCGTGGCCGGACGCCGACTAG
- a CDS encoding flavoprotein — MKTLYLALSGASTTPEETAPDLVRLLRDKGWRITVLCTPTGTRFHDLNALEALTGEPVRVDFRRPGTGRSLPVPGAVLACPWSFNSTNKTALGITDTFAVALVCEMIGRGVPTFLVPKAGDGLAGHPAWDRGLHLLREVPHVTLIRDPVRSLPQWRQIADTLAEAAVP, encoded by the coding sequence ATGAAAACTCTCTACCTCGCGCTCTCCGGCGCGTCCACCACCCCAGAGGAGACCGCCCCCGATCTGGTCCGCCTACTCCGGGACAAGGGGTGGCGGATCACCGTCCTCTGCACGCCGACAGGCACCCGCTTCCACGACCTCAACGCGCTGGAGGCCCTGACGGGGGAACCGGTACGTGTGGATTTCCGCCGCCCCGGCACCGGTAGGAGTCTGCCGGTGCCGGGGGCGGTCCTCGCGTGTCCCTGGTCGTTCAACAGTACGAACAAGACGGCTCTCGGTATCACGGACACGTTCGCCGTCGCGCTCGTCTGCGAGATGATCGGGCGCGGCGTGCCCACGTTCCTCGTTCCCAAGGCCGGTGACGGCCTTGCAGGCCACCCCGCATGGGACCGAGGCCTCCATCTTCTGAGAGAGGTCCCCCATGTCACCCTCATCCGCGACCCCGTCCGCAGTCTTCCGCAGTGGCGTCAGATCGCCGACACCCTTGCGGAGGCTGCCGTGCCGTAG
- a CDS encoding transposase: MRRADGGFRPTWAPKDRPAPPVPRFAVVPRRRVVEQTFAWPGKYRRTAKDHEYLTAHSESVLHLAMSLTLPHRMARAPPCPFPNTL, encoded by the coding sequence GTGCGCCGAGCCGACGGCGGGTTCCGCCCCACCTGGGCACCCAAGGACCGCCCTGCGCCCCCGGTACCGCGGTTCGCGGTGGTGCCCCGCCGCCGGGTGGTGGAGCAGACCTTCGCCTGGCCGGGCAAGTACCGGCGCACTGCCAAGGACCACGAGTACCTGACCGCGCACTCCGAAAGCGTCCTCCACCTCGCGATGAGCCTCACCCTGCCCCACCGGATGGCGCGGGCACCGCCCTGCCCCTTTCCAAACACCCTCTGA
- a CDS encoding transposase produces the protein MAGRPTCSTDLPDAEWELTAPLIPAPKPGGRPALHERHEIVNALAYGARSECAWRLPPHHLPPWQTVYHYWRQRRIEGRWERILLPLRQRERQKGQTPPPAQRGHHRLPEPAGHRPRRPARL, from the coding sequence ATGGCCGGTCGACCCACCTGCTCCACGGACCTGCCGGATGCCGAGTGGGAGCTGACCGCCCCGCTCATCCCCGCGCCCAAGCCCGGTGGGCGCCCCGCGCTGCACGAGCGGCACGAGATCGTCAACGCGCTGGCCTACGGGGCGCGGTCCGAGTGCGCGTGGCGGCTGCCGCCCCACCACCTCCCGCCCTGGCAGACGGTCTACCACTACTGGCGGCAGCGGCGCATCGAGGGCCGGTGGGAACGGATCCTCCTCCCGCTGCGTCAACGCGAACGTCAAAAGGGTCAAACGCCACCCCCGGCCCAGCGCGGGCATCATCGACTCCCGGAGCCCGCGGGCCACCGACCGCGGCGGCCCGCACGGCTGTGA
- a CDS encoding TetR family transcriptional regulator, producing MSSGEAKPGLRERARRAVHREIAEVGMALFLERGFEATTVDQIAEAAGISRRSFFRYFATKEDVVLGDLIDRGHRVHSALTARPAEEEPWTAVRAAFLALRDEARDSVGTELRIARMLFQTPSLRARHLEKHLAWQEMLTPELARRLRTLEGLEETDAIHRAAAIIATALACLDVATETWVRRNGTVPLEDLWDEAVAAVRS from the coding sequence GTGAGCAGTGGAGAAGCCAAACCCGGTCTGCGGGAACGCGCACGTCGCGCGGTGCACCGAGAGATCGCCGAAGTCGGTATGGCCCTCTTCCTCGAGCGCGGTTTCGAGGCGACCACCGTCGACCAGATCGCCGAGGCCGCCGGGATCTCCCGACGCTCGTTCTTCCGCTACTTCGCCACCAAGGAGGACGTCGTCCTGGGCGACCTGATCGATCGGGGGCACCGCGTCCATTCCGCGCTGACCGCACGACCAGCCGAAGAGGAACCCTGGACCGCCGTCCGCGCCGCGTTCCTGGCGCTGCGCGACGAGGCCCGGGATAGCGTCGGGACCGAACTGCGCATCGCCCGCATGCTTTTCCAGACGCCGTCCCTGCGCGCACGTCACCTGGAAAAGCACCTGGCCTGGCAGGAGATGCTCACCCCTGAACTGGCCCGGCGGCTGCGCACCCTGGAGGGCCTTGAGGAGACGGACGCCATCCACCGCGCCGCCGCGATCATCGCGACCGCCCTGGCCTGCCTCGACGTGGCCACCGAAACCTGGGTACGCCGCAACGGGACCGTGCCGCTCGAAGACCTCTGGGACGAGGCGGTCGCCGCCGTCAGGTCCTGA